The Candidatus Woesearchaeota archaeon genome contains a region encoding:
- a CDS encoding ankyrin repeat domain-containing protein, with protein sequence MAHRRSLTAIVTVLAAVLFYGCGQNKSASTNNQEGSVENAKPKSSILNKFEINLGNLSTPEKTFGSMIKASRGKDYDVFKKCFEHDYFNGNESLFKEEAQPITIDSYRIGLPMPLSSGSEEKKPTIMNSPSGFNLKLQMAPVYARIIVTEDGKDYMQGATFRLFKVSKECLDAAAELGNKYILLKYNKVGDWVIYDETESVDKWEYSAELINEKSAKSVSIHDLVEGRDLSGLERLIKTNPKLVNARDNGGKTPLHWAVLYTREEMVKMLIARGADVNVGIEGIGYTPLLLATEHGNSNVTKFLLSVGSNVNVKNEEGCTPLHNAAKKCDVDDVILLLNSGAVVNAIDKKGYTPLHYAAGNDYTLNSLDAAKALLAKGANVNARANDGKTPLDLSKNNVTIRGMSALLEEYNKE encoded by the coding sequence ATGGCGCACAGAAGATCTTTGACCGCAATTGTAACTGTTCTGGCCGCTGTTCTTTTTTATGGCTGTGGTCAAAATAAATCCGCTAGCACTAATAACCAAGAAGGATCTGTAGAAAATGCTAAACCTAAAAGTAGCATCTTAAATAAATTCGAAATCAACCTTGGCAATTTATCGACGCCAGAAAAAACATTTGGGTCAATGATCAAGGCATCAAGGGGAAAAGATTATGATGTGTTTAAAAAATGTTTTGAACATGACTATTTCAATGGCAATGAAAGTCTGTTCAAAGAAGAAGCTCAACCTATAACAATCGACTCCTATCGTATTGGTTTGCCAATGCCATTATCATCTGGTTCTGAAGAAAAAAAGCCCACCATTATGAATTCTCCTTCTGGTTTTAATTTAAAATTACAGATGGCCCCAGTTTATGCAAGAATCATTGTTACTGAAGATGGAAAAGACTATATGCAAGGGGCTACGTTTAGATTATTCAAGGTAAGCAAAGAATGCTTAGATGCCGCTGCCGAATTAGGAAACAAATACATACTGCTAAAATACAATAAAGTTGGCGACTGGGTGATATATGATGAAACAGAGTCCGTAGATAAGTGGGAATATTCTGCAGAATTAATTAATGAAAAATCTGCCAAATCAGTATCGATACATGACTTGGTAGAGGGGAGAGATCTATCAGGGTTGGAGAGGTTAATAAAAACTAACCCTAAGCTGGTCAATGCGAGAGATAATGGTGGCAAAACGCCATTACATTGGGCAGTATTATATACTCGTGAAGAAATGGTGAAAATGTTGATCGCCAGGGGTGCTGATGTTAATGTAGGTATAGAAGGTATCGGATATACGCCTCTCCTTCTTGCTACAGAGCACGGTAATTCTAATGTAACTAAATTCTTGCTTTCTGTAGGCAGTAACGTTAACGTAAAAAATGAAGAAGGTTGCACACCATTGCATAATGCAGCCAAGAAATGCGACGTAGATGATGTGATACTGTTGTTGAATAGTGGTGCTGTGGTTAACGCTATAGACAAAAAAGGATATACTCCATTACATTATGCTGCTGGTAATGATTATACTTTAAACTCACTAGATGCTGCAAAAGCACTGCTTGCTAAAGGCGCTAATGTCAATGCGAGAGCCAACGATGGCAAAACACCATTAGATCTGTCAAAGAACAATGTAACGATTAGGGGAATGTCGGCATTACTAGAAGAATATAACAAGGAATAA
- a CDS encoding SUMF1/EgtB/PvdO family nonheme iron enzyme, with product MLEKLVSSKWGKRFISLAGGLFIGASILSSPITASAEEAVLTVLCHGIKGSSGDMNRIEDVVKDQSYVLNVDYPSTEKRIKFFSYDLDIVIRDRIKLLENKNVNVNRIVFVGHSMGGLVGRHYIECGNASFADVVSKVKAIVMIGTPNHGSPLADIVCYHAALAGERYDAIPPSIIEQTKGPKSDLLKMPSLTEPLHAKGIKGFLDVLTKPTTLINFVDSSWGRRAVYDLNSAPDGFIESELNKFGLKPGVYYCVVRGSDNNFATGFLIKGPSDGVVPAESADLIDKVSNKENYRLETVNANHLNITENKEVIRVVKEIVERGGSKTIVLPPYAKIPPIPRGWSSEARKVEIIHSERKETIDSFVHTLYKNTVGMEFVLIPPGQFIMSKLDNKADRSSVQITKPFYVGNVYVTKGQYDAVTNNKNIIDIYGENPFTASGPVEATIDDALNFCSILSKKEKITYRLPMEAEWEYVFFPGPATKYYFEVNNNYFKNKVKTSIITTALFDESLAKRLGVDINWIKSIPVVGCGNNVQELCQDSAKGGYVTRYFIQPSNTDKQSTGRNEIDIKNAANIFFRVVVESK from the coding sequence ATGCTCGAAAAGCTCGTTAGTTCAAAATGGGGGAAACGATTTATTAGTCTAGCTGGCGGCTTATTCATAGGCGCTTCTATTCTATCCAGCCCAATAACTGCATCTGCTGAAGAAGCTGTATTGACAGTACTCTGCCATGGAATTAAAGGCAGCTCTGGTGATATGAATAGGATAGAAGATGTTGTCAAAGACCAATCTTATGTGCTGAATGTTGATTACCCGAGCACAGAAAAAAGAATAAAATTTTTTTCATATGACTTGGATATTGTGATAAGAGATAGGATAAAGCTGCTTGAAAATAAAAATGTCAATGTAAACCGCATTGTTTTTGTTGGCCACAGCATGGGCGGCCTTGTTGGAAGACACTATATAGAATGCGGCAATGCTAGCTTTGCGGATGTTGTTTCGAAAGTCAAGGCAATTGTCATGATTGGAACGCCAAATCATGGGAGCCCATTAGCTGATATTGTGTGCTATCATGCTGCCTTGGCAGGAGAAAGGTATGATGCAATTCCTCCTTCAATAATCGAACAGACAAAAGGCCCGAAATCTGACCTCTTAAAGATGCCTTCATTAACAGAGCCTCTTCACGCCAAGGGCATCAAAGGTTTCTTGGATGTGCTTACAAAACCTACAACGCTAATCAACTTCGTCGATTCTAGCTGGGGAAGAAGAGCAGTTTATGATTTAAACTCAGCTCCAGACGGCTTTATTGAAAGTGAACTGAATAAATTTGGTTTAAAGCCGGGCGTTTATTATTGCGTTGTTAGAGGAAGTGATAATAATTTTGCAACAGGCTTTTTGATTAAAGGCCCTAGTGATGGCGTTGTCCCTGCTGAAAGTGCAGATTTGATTGATAAAGTGAGCAATAAAGAAAATTACAGATTAGAAACTGTGAATGCAAATCATTTGAATATTACTGAAAACAAGGAAGTCATAAGAGTAGTTAAAGAAATTGTTGAGAGGGGAGGATCTAAAACTATTGTACTGCCTCCTTATGCAAAAATACCCCCTATCCCCAGGGGTTGGAGTTCAGAGGCACGTAAAGTTGAAATAATCCATAGCGAAAGAAAAGAGACTATTGATTCATTTGTGCATACGCTTTATAAAAACACAGTCGGGATGGAGTTTGTCCTTATTCCACCTGGACAATTTATCATGAGCAAACTGGATAACAAAGCTGATCGGAGTAGTGTGCAAATAACAAAACCATTTTATGTCGGTAATGTGTATGTAACGAAAGGTCAATACGATGCTGTAACGAATAACAAAAACATTATTGACATCTATGGTGAAAATCCTTTTACCGCAAGCGGACCCGTTGAAGCCACTATAGATGATGCTCTAAATTTTTGCAGCATACTCTCGAAGAAAGAAAAAATAACATATCGTTTACCAATGGAAGCAGAATGGGAATATGTATTTTTCCCAGGACCTGCTACGAAATACTATTTTGAAGTCAATAATAATTATTTTAAAAACAAGGTCAAGACCAGCATCATAACAACGGCTTTATTTGACGAGTCACTAGCCAAAAGGTTAGGCGTAGATATAAATTGGATAAAATCTATACCTGTAGTGGGGTGTGGTAATAATGTGCAAGAGCTATGCCAAGACTCTGCAAAAGGAGGATATGTCACACGATATTTTATCCAGCCAAGCAATACTGACAAACAATCAACAGGGCGCAATGAAATTGATATTAAAAACGCCGCCAATATATTTTTTCGCGTGGTAGTAGAATCAAAGTAG